The following proteins are co-located in the Solanum pennellii chromosome 1, SPENNV200 genome:
- the LOC107008467 gene encoding reticulon-like protein B11, producing MGDNRQSFVHHALGGGSVADVLLWRRWCASVTLLLSSTALWILFERAGYNVLSFVANVMLLLVVILFFWAKSASLLNRPLPPIPDLEVHEESVVKAADMMRVWINHVLMIAHDIAIGGNLKLFVKVSLVLWLISYVGSFFNLLTFIYMGILFSLSVPLLYDKYQNQIDDKLIIAQKVIQTQYKKIDNNVLRKISRSSNKEKKTQ from the exons ATGGGAGATAATCGTCAGTCTTTTGTACATCATGCTCTTGGTGGTGGCTCAG TGGCGGATGTGCTGTTGTGGAGGAGATGGTGTGCTAGTGTTACTCTGCTACTCAGTTCCACTGCGCTTTGGATTTTGTTTGAGCGAGCTGGATATAATGTCCTTTCCTTTGTTGCCAATGTGATGTTGCTTCTAGTTGTGATTCTCTTCTTCTGGGCTAAATCTGCCTCACTTCTTAACAG GCCTTTACCTCCTATCCCTGATTTGGAGGTTCATGAGGAATCTGTGGTAAAGGCTGCTGACATGATGCGTGTTTGGATCAATCATGTCCTGATGATTGCCCATGATATTGCTATTGGTGGGAATTTAAAACTATTTGTTAAG GTTTCTCTTGTCTTGTGGCTTATATCTTATGTTGGTAGTTTCTTCAACCTCCTCACTTTCATCTACATGG GaattctttttagtttgtcTGTGCCTCTGCTGTACGACAAGtatcaaaatcaaattgatGACAAGCTTATTATAGCACAAAAGGTCATTCAGACACAGTACAAGAAAATTGATAATAATGTACTGAGAAAGATTTCAAGGTcttcaaataaggaaaagaagacTCAGTAA
- the LOC107010751 gene encoding cell division cycle protein 123 homolog, giving the protein MKEEEVNRCQIQEWYPRFKSDSIKTMIHELPESFIEYLMDDHGPFLLPLSIDDNDALPNRIHKPEEEEDFEVSEGSEDESEQPSPPPSFPELEMKIKESIESLGGSVFPKLNWSAPKDAAWISSTGNLCCNSFSEVAILLRASDSLVHDLCHVYDSCSDKTVSRPPKFFLALRKWYSSLRPEMEFRCFVRNGILVGVSQREVTGFYPALVEKKDELITIVQRFFMYKVKGNFESESYTFDIYVTNDDRVKLLDFNPWGAFTLPLLFTWEELEVNSNKEGDHLEFRLVESQRGVRPGLKTAVPYDYLDTSPGSGWDEFLKKADEELGQQIRSPQAGA; this is encoded by the coding sequence atgaaagaggaaGAAGTAAATAGGTGCCAGATTCAGGAGTGGTATCCCAGATTTAAGTCTGATTCCATAAAAACAATGATTCATGAGCTGCCTGAATCCTTTATAGAGTATCTTATGGATGATCATGGTCCGTTCCTTCTCCCCCTTTCCATTGATGACAATGATGCACTGCCTAATAGGATTCATAAACCGGAAGAAGAGGAGGACTTTGAAGTATCTGAAGGATCGGAAGATGAATCAGAACAACCGTCTCCTCCTCCTTCTTTCCCGGAACTGGAAATGAAGATCAAGGAATCTATAGAGTCCCTTGGGGGCTCTGTCTTCCCTAAGCTTAATTGGAGTGCACCAAAAGATGCTGCATGGATCAGTTCAACTGGAAATCTTTGTTGCAACTCTTTCAGTGAGGTTGCAATTTTACTACGGGCATCGGATTCTCTAGTCCATGATCTGTGCCATGTGTATGATTCCTGCAGTGATAAGACTGTCTCAAGGCCCCCAAAGTTTTTTCTTGCACTTCGCAAATGGTACTCATCCCTGCGCCCCGAGATGGAATTTCGCTGCTTTGTACGCAATGGGATCCTTGTGGGGGTCTCTCAGCGCGAGGTGACTGGATTTTATCCTGCTCTTGTTGAGAAGAAAGATGAGCTGATAACAATAGTCCAGagattttttatgtataagGTGAAGGGAAATTTTGAATCAGAAAGTTATACTTTTGATATATATGTCACAAATGATGACCGAGTTAAGCTTTTGGATTTTAATCCTTGGGGCGCATTTACCTTACCTTTGCTTTTCACCTGGGAGGAATTAGAAGTTAATTCGAATAAAGAGGGAGATCACTTGGAGTTTAGACTTGTAGAAAGCCAGCGTGGGGTTCGTCCTGGTTTGAAAACTGCTGTTCCTTATGATTACCTGGATACTAGTCCAGGTAGTGGTTGGGATGAGTTTCTTAAAAAGGCTGATGAGGAATTGGGACAACAGATCAGGTCTCCTCAAGCAGGTGCTTGA
- the LOC107008060 gene encoding protein TIC 21, chloroplastic, with translation MQTLLLPAVRPGIGSAPLVHPPAGKPWRSSFLRCPNTLISSTSSLPFSPLKTDPLSSPLFRLISKRNRILASAPVSSPFTSPNEESEKAKLAQVAKRLLNTASYFKRLGTLGFWGQLVCTLVAAVILSFSIAITGRITSPFTFYSTAGGIAAAFISVFWSFGYLRLSEKLRKTANDPSKAPPRADVVKSLQNGIVVNLLGLGAAILGMQATVGTLVAKALTTSTNPYQTLTPGSSPVLALDVFLVQASANTIVSHFLGLVFSLELLRSVTLPTPDSIPVPRIA, from the exons ATGCAAACTTTACTCTTGCCGGCGGTTCGCCCCGGCATCGGAAGTGCGCCATTAGTTCATCCACCGGCCGGAAAACCATGGCGGAGTAGTTTCCTCCGATGCCCAAATACCCTAATTTCGTCCACCTCATCGTTACCTTTTTCCCCTTTGAAAACAGATCCTCTTAGTTCGCCTCTATTCAGACTCATCAGCAAAAGGAACAGAATCTTGGCTTCTGCTCCTGTTTCTTCACCCTTCACTTCTCCAAATGAAGAGTCCGAAAAAGCTAAGTTAGCTCAG GTTGCCAAAAGACTACTGAATACTGCAAGTTACTTCAAGAGATTGGGTACTCTAGGATTTTGGGGACAGCTTGTATGTACGCTTGTTGCTGCGGTGATCCTTTCGTTTTCCATTGCAATTACGGGCAGGATTACATCGCCCTTCACATTCTACTCAACTGCAGGCGGAATTGCAGCTGCTTTCATTTCAGTTTTCTGGTCATTTGGCTATCTTCGTTTGTCTGAAAAGCTTCGAAAGACAGCTAATGACCCTTCAAAG gctcCTCCTCGTGCTGATGTTGTGAAAAGCTTGCAAAATGGTATTGTGGTGAACCTTCTGGGACTGGGTGCCGCTATACTTGGCATGCAAGCAACTGTAGGTACATTGGTGGCTAAGGCTCTTACCACATCAACTAATCCTTACCAGACTTTGACTCCCGGGAGCAGCCCTGTGCTTGCTTTGGATGTATTTCTGGTTCAG GCATCAGCAAATACGATCGTTTCACACTTTCTAGGTCTAGTATTTTCACTGGAGCTGTTGCGCTCAGTCACCTTACCAACTCCAGACAGTATTCCGGTTCCAAGGATTGCATGA
- the LOC107007771 gene encoding probable LRR receptor-like serine/threonine-protein kinase At4g37250 → MMTISEHYYSFWSFGVFLFLLLCPSFGLNIDGTLLLSFKYSILDDPLSVLDNWDYNDATPCLWNGVTCAPDMFRVISLVLPNSKLIGSVPEELGFIQHLHTIDLSNNFLNGTLPLSLLNASELQVVSLSDNDISGELTESIGGLKSLKVLNLSVNAFVGNIPQKLSSLKNLKAVSLSKNLFSGAIPSGFQFVEVLDLSSNLLNGTLPDDFGGDSLKYLNFSSNKLSGLVSPQFAKKIPTNATIDLSFNGFTGEIPESLALSNQKTEFFAGNTDLCGKPLKKLCTIPSTLSSPPNITTNPPAIAAIPKEINSTPLQDSDGTAQTAAQNQQQHGLKPGTIMGIIVGDLAGVGVLAVVFLYVYKLKKKNKASEATIESSIDKDQKYNKTPEPSILVVKEKDTIFPSWPCLTINQESSDTDDSKNQESEDQTDYETEQKNEKNKKTERSFVMVDGETELELETLLKASAYILGSSGASIVYKAVLEDGSAFAVRRIGESGVDKLKDFEQQIKGISKLRHPNLVRVRGFYWGDDEKLVIYDYVTNGSLANIGYRKVGSSPYHLSYEVRLKIAKGIARGLTYIHEKRQVHGNIKPSNILLTPDMEPIISDIGLHGLMHDKNISKSDNSGRHFGSKRSTSASRDGLNDQPVHGSPYIAPTGFVVGCTSPYHAPESLESLKPSPKWDVYSFGIVLLELLTGKVFSDRELSQWTTSSVSDDMDRVLRMADVAIRADVESREETTVSLFKLGFSCASLNPQKRPRMKDALHVLDKVPGYSHY, encoded by the exons ATGATGACTATCTCAGAGCATTACTATTCTTTCTGGTCATTTGGGgtctttttgtttcttcttttatgTCCTTCATTTGGTCTCAACATAGATGGAACTCTCTTGTTGTCTTTCAAATACTCTATTCTTGATGACCCTTTATCAGTTCTTGATAATTGGGACTATAATGATGCAACCCCATGTTTATGGAATGGTGTAACTTGTGCACCTGACATGTTTAGGGTCATTAGTTTAGTACTCCCAAATTCTAAGCTTATTGGTTCTGTTCCAGAAGAATTAGGCTTTATTCAACATCTTCATACTATTGATCTTTCAAATAATTTCTTGAATGGAACACTTCCCCTTTCACTTCTCAATGCTTCTGAACTTCAAGTTGTTTCATTGTCAGACAATGATATTTCTGGTGAGCTTACTGAGTCTATTGGAGGGTTAAAGAGCTTAAAGGTTCTAAATCTTTCTGTCAATGCATTTGTTGGAAATATCCCACAAAAGCTAAGTTCTTTGAAGAATCTAAAAGCTGTTTCTTTGAGTAAGAACCTGTTTTCTGGTGCAATACCAAGTGGATTTCAGTTTGTTGAAGTGTTGGATCTTTCTTCTAACTTGTTGAATGGAACTTTGCCTGATGATTTTGGTGGTGATAGTTTGAAATACTTGAACTTTTCATCAAATAAGTTATCTGGTTTAGTGTCACCACAATTTGCCAAGAAAATACCAACGAATGCTACAATTGATCTTTCATTCAACGGTTTTACAGGTGAAATCCCAGAGTCATTAGCTTTATCAAACCAGAAAACAGAATTCTTTGCAGGAAATACAGATCTTTGTGGCAAACCACTCAAGAAACTCTGTACAATCCCTTCAACACTTTCATCTCCACCTAATATAACCACTAATCCTCCAGCAATTGCAGCCATTCCAAAAGAAATTAACTCAACCCCACTTCAAGATTCTGATGGAACAGCACAAACTGCAGCtcaaaatcaacaacaacatgGGCTAAAGCCAGGTACCATAATGGGAATCATAGTTGGTGACTTAGCTGGTGTTGGTGTTCTTGCTGTTGTCTTTCTTTATGTCTacaaattgaaaaagaagaataaagcAAGTGAGGCAACCATAGAAAGCTCAATTGACAAAGATCAAAAATACAACAAAACACCAGAACCATCAATACTtgttgtaaaagaaaaagacacCATTTTTCCTAGTTGGCCATGCTTGACCATAAATCAAGAAAGTTCAGATACTGATGACagcaaaaatcaagaaagtgAAGACCAAACTGATTATGAAACAGAACAAAAGaatgagaaaaacaagaaaacagAGAGGTCATTTGTAATGGTGGATGGTGAAACAGAATTAGAGCTAGAGACTTTGCTTAAAGCCTCAGCTTATATTTTGGGGTCAAGTGGAGCTAGCATAGTTTACAAAGCTGTGTTAGAAGATGGAAGTGCATTTGCTGTGAGGAGAATTGGAGAGAGTGGTGTTGATAAATTGAAGGATTTTGAGCAACAAATTAAAGGAATTAGCAAGCTAAGGCATCCAAATCTTGTTCGTGTTAGAGGATTCTATTGGGGAGATGATGAGAAATTAGtcatatatgattatgttaCTAATGGAAGCTTAGCCAATATTGGTTACA GAAAGGTTGGTTCCTCTCCTTACCATTTATCATACGAAGTTCGGCTCAAGATAGCAAAAGGAATTGCAAGAGGATTGACCTACATCCACGAGAAGAGACAAGTACATGGCAATATTAAACCAAGTAACATTCTCTTAACACCTGATATGGAGCCCATAATAAGTGACATTGGGCTTCATGGGCTAATGCATGATAAAAACATCTCCAAATCTGATAATTCGGGCCGGCATTTCGGTAGCAAGCGGTCCACATCCGCCTCCCGAGACGGTTTAAATGATCAACCGGTTCATGGAAGTCCTTACATTGCCCCAACCGGGTTCGTGGTAGGGTGCACGTCCCCCTACCACGCCCCGGAGTCATTGGAGAGTCTAAAACCTAGTCCTAAATGGGATGTCTACTCATTTGGGATTGTGTTGCTTGAGCTTTTAACCGGTAAAGTATTCTCGGACCGGGAGTTGAGCCAGTGGACCACCAGTTCAGTATCGGATGACATGGACCGGGTTTTAAGGATGGCTGACGTGGCGATTAGAGCTGACGTGGAGAGCAGGGAAGAGACCACGGTGTCATTGTTTAAGTTAGGTTTTAGTTGTGCATCATTGAATCCACAAAAAAGGCCTAGAATGAAAGATGCCCTTCATGTGCTTGATAAAGTACCAGGTTATTCACATTACTAA
- the LOC107008573 gene encoding stress enhanced protein 1, chloroplastic, whose product MAVVQISSFLCTSIRDVVVSNPVSISSIKGSPRTQFGTTFATGSPLLIRNSFSQIKATPSRAASLSVRCEQSTKDGSNLDVWLGRSAMVGFAAAISVEIATGKGLLENFGVSGPIPTVALAVTALVGVLTAVFIFQSASKN is encoded by the exons ATGGCTGTTGTTCAAATTTCCAGCTTTCTCTGCACTTCAATTCGTG ATGTTGTTGTGTCAAACCCAGTATCCATTTCTTCTATTAAGGGCTCTCCTCGTACTCAATTTGGGACTACTTTTGCAACTGGTTCTCCACTCT TGATCAGGAACAGTTTCTCTCAGATAAAAGCTACGCCAAGTAGGGCAGCATCACTTTCTGTACGATGTGAGCAGAGTACCAAGGACGGAAGTAATTTGGATGTATGGCTTGGTCGATCTGCCATGGTTGGTTTTGCAGCTGCTATTAGTGTAGAAATAGCCACAGGCAAAGGACTTCTGGAG AATTTCGGGGTCTCAGGGCCCATACCTACAGTAGCATTGGCAGTCACTGCATTGGTGGGCGTTTTGACCGCTGTCTTCATCTTCCAGTCTGCTTCAAAGAACTGA